Part of the Bacteroidota bacterium genome is shown below.
GAGGCGTTGGTCCGCTCTCCAGGACTAGGCGCCTCTTCCCGGCTGCGCCTGGGGGAGCTGCTCCATCGGCGCGCCCTATCTCAGGAGGGAACCTTAGGGGAGGCCGAACGGCTGCTGGAGGTCCTACTTGAGCAAGATCCGGAGCAGCCCGAACTGAGCTTTTGGCTTGGGGACCTCCGCGCCCGTCTCGGTCGACCCGCAGAGGCCCTGAAGCTGCTGGAAAAGGCCGCAACGCGCAATCCTCAAGACCCGCAGATGTGGTTTCGGGCCGTGCAAGTAGCTCTTGAGGCTAGGGATGCGGATGCGGCCATCAGGCTAGGCCAAGAGGCCGTTGAGCTCTATCCCGGACAGCCGGCCTTGCTGCTGCTCTTGGGGTCGGCCTATTTGGAGCAGCAGCGTCCGCAAGAGGCTATTTCGCATCTGCGGAAGGGCCTGGAAGTGGTCGAGCAAGGGGTGTCGCCGGAGCTACGGGCGCCGCTTTTGGGCGCCTTGGCCGACGCCTACGCGCAGCTCGGATCCACCGAGGAGGCCGATAGCCTGTATGAAGCCGCCTTAGGGCTTGATCCAGAAAACCCGGTTCTGCTTAACAACTACGCCTATCACCTGGCCGAGGGCAAGCGGCGGCTGGATCGCGCCCTCTCAATGGCCTTGCGGGCCGTGGATGCAGACCCTCAGAACGCCTCTTTTCTGGACACGCTGGGATGGATCTACTTTCAGATGGGCCGCTATGAGGAGGCCGTCCGTTGGCTGGAGCGGGCCGTGGCGACGGGCCAAGCCAGCCCCGTGGTGTTGGAGCACCTGGGCGACGCCTACACGCAGGTGGGACGTCTGGATGAGGCCCGCGTGCTCTGGCGGCGCGCCCTAGAGCGCAACCCTGAAAACGTTCGTCTTAGACAGAAGCTGGGGGGCCGCTAAGGAACCGCGGAGGCGCTCAGGCGCTCCAAGGTCTCCCAGAAGCCGGGATAGGAAACCTCTACCCATTCGGCCCCCTCGATGATCGTCTCCCCTTCGGCCAGCAAGCCGGCAACGGCCAGGGCCATGGCGACCCGATGGTCCTGATAAGCCGATACACGACCTCCGCGCATTCGAATGGGCCCCTCGAAGGCCCATCCATCGGGCAGCTCCTCAACGCGGGCCCCCAGGCGCCGCAGCCCCTCGGTCATGGCGCGGATGCGATCGGACTCCTTCAGGCGCAGCTCAGAAGCCCCCGTGATGCGGCTTTCCCCATCGGCCATAGCGGCCAAAACGGCGATTACGGGCAGCTCGTCTATGAGCGCGGGCACCTCGGAGCCCCCAATCTGCACAGCGCGCAGGCCGCAAGCCCGCACCCGTATCCGGCCCACGGGCTCGCGGCCGATCCAGCGTTCCACATGAGCCTCCACCTCCGCCCCCATCCGGCGTAACAGCTCCAAGAAGGCCGTTCGCGTGGGGTTCAGGCCCACGTCTCGAAGCTCCACCTCCGAGCCCGGAACAAGCGCCGCCGCAGCGGCCCAGAAAGCGGCCGCCGAAGGGTCGCCTGGGATCTCGTATCGGCCGGCCTGGGGACGCAACCGACCTCCTTGAACGGCTATGCGCCACCCCTCAGGAGTCAGCACCGGCTCTAGACCCAGCAGGCGTTCTGTGTGATCGCGCGTGCGTGAGGCTTCGAAGACGACCGTTTCTCCTTCGGCCAGCAAGCCGGCTAGCAGGATCGCGGATTTCACCTGGGCTGAGGGGATGGGGAGCCGAAACGTTGCCCCGCAGAGGCGGCCTGCGCCCTGGATGCGCACAGGTGGACACCCATCTTGGGTCTCTATACGCCCCCCCATGCACCGCAGGGGCTCGGCCACGCGCTCCATGGGCCGGCGTCGCAGCGAGGCGTCCCCGTCTAGGGTGACGGATCCCCGCTGTCCCACGAGCATGCCGCAGAGCAGGCGCATCGTGGTGCCGGAGTTGCCGCAGTCCAAAAGCTGTCCCCGCAGGCGAAACCCCCTAAGCCCCACGCCTCGGATGCGCACCCGGTCCGGCTCTGAAAACTCCACCGGCACCCCGAGAGCGCTTAGGCAGCTCAAGGTGCTCTGAGGATCGCGGCTTCTGGGAAAACCCACTAGCTCCGAGGGGCCCTCGGCCCAGGCGGCGAGCAGGGCCGTCCGGTGCGCAATGGATTTATCCGATGGCACCCGCACGGACGCCCTTAAGCTCCCCCGGATCGGGCGCACCGTATGGTATGAGGACATAAAGGAACGCTCAGTGGGGCCTGCCCCCCCGATGATCGGGGCGTTCCTGCTCCATGGCGCGCACGACTTCCAGCAGCTCGCCCACTTCCAAGGAGGGCTCCATGGCGCGGATCAGCTCGGCGATGCGCCGATCCTTCTGCGGCGCCTGAGCCCAGTCGGGATGGGCTTGCTCGATGATGCTGATCAGTACCCGCAGGTGAGGATAACGCCGGACCTTGTCCGGGATCTGAGCAATGGCCTGGGCATAGAGCTGTGCGTTTCGGCCCACCTGCCGATCGACGATTTTGACCGTGCGCCGCAGGTGGCGAATGCGTACGACTTCGCTGGTGACGGACATGGGAACGCTCTTGGTTTGCAAGCCAAAAATATCCCCCTTGCGGAACAAACCGCAACTTCCGCCAAGGGGGCTCCGTTTAACGAACGGACTTGCCCGCCCAAGCAGGAGGTTTCCTATGCGCCTGCTAGTTTGCTTGTTCGCCTGCGTGCTCTCGGCTGGGGGCTTATGGGCCCAACCCCGTCGGCTAACGCTGCCAGAAGCCGTGCGCGTGGCCCTGGAGCGCAACCTCACAATCCGCAAAGCGGAAACCCAGCTGGAGCTCTACGAGGTGCAACGCCGTCAACGCGTAGCCAACTTCCTGCCCTACGTGAGCGCGAATAGCTCCTCGGGACGCAATTTCGGCCGACAATTCGATCTTACCACCGGACAGCTCACAGACCAGCGAAGCGATCGACTCAGCGCGAGCATAGACGCGAGCCTGAATCTGTTCAACGGCGGCGCCGACTGGTTTGGCTGGCGTCAAGCCGAACAGGAGCTCGAATCGCAACGGGCAGGGCTGGAGCGCGCCCGTCAATCGGTGGTGTTCTCCGTAGCCCAGAGCTTTCTGCAGATTCTCCTGGATCAGGAACTATTGCGCATCGAACAGGAGAACCTGCGAGCCCAGCGAGGGCAATTGGAGCGCATTGAACAGCTCGTCCGCTCGGGAGTCCGGCCCCAGGCGGATCTATATGCGCAGCAAGCGCAGGTGGCACAGCAGGAGCTAGCCGTAATCGAAGCGGAGAACCGGCTAGCTCTGGATCGAGCTCGGCTGGCCCAGCTGCTCGGGCTAGACTCCCTTGAGGGGTTAGAGCTCGTCCCCCCCGAAGCGGACCCCCAGATGCTTGAGGCGGAGAGCTTCGAGCTTGAGGCTCTGTACCGGGCCGCGCTAGCGAGCCGATCCGACTATCGCCAACGCCAATTGGCCCTGGAGGCCGCCCGCGCCGGACTACGGGCAGCCACGGCGGGCTACTGGCCGCGTCTAGACCTGGCCTTTTCATACGGGTCGGGCTACTCGAGCTTAGCGCGGCGTTTTAACCCTCAAACCCAACGGCTGGAGGCGATTCGCTTCGGGGATCAGTTCTGGCGGCAGAACGTGTATTCCTCGGTAGGCCTGCGCATCTCAATCCCGATCTTTGATCGGCTGCTCACAGCCAACAACGTGGCCCGTAACCGGGTCCAATACGAGTACGCTCGCTGGGAGCTACAGGAGCTGGAACAAAACATCCGCCTGGAGCTGCAGCAGGCGCTGCTTAATTACCAAGCTGCGCAGAAGCGCTGGCAAGTAGCCTCTGCGCAGCTGCGGGCCGCCGAGCAGGCCCTGCAAGCCGAACGCGAGCGCTATCAGGTAGGTTCCGGCACCCTGTTGGAACTCACCACGGCGAACACCAACTACGTGCGAGCCGCCTCCTTGCAGGCGCAAGCGCGCTATTCGCTTCTGTTTCAGCGCAAAATGCTCGACTATTACATGGGACGCTCGGACCTCGGGGTCCGCTAACGCAGGGCGAGCCCAACTTGTGCAGTAGGAGGATCACCAACCGAGGCGAACAACTATGAGGCGCACTCGAAGCTCCCCCACACGCAAAATCCTATTGTGGACCGGCCTGACGTCCGGACTGTTGACGCTCCTATACGTGATCGGCCGTAGTGCGGGCTGGATCGATGCTTCGGCAGAGGCGATCGAGGTGCAAGTGGAATCGGTCAGCAGACGCGACATCACACAGGTCGTCTCCGCCGCCGGCAAGGTGCGACCCGAGATCGAGGTGAAGATCACCCCCGATGTCTCGGGCGAAATCATCGCGCTTTACGTCAAAGAGGGCGATCGGGTGCGCCAGGGGCAGCTTCTGGCGCGGATTAAGCCCGATTTCTATCAGGCTCAAGCCGAGCAAAGCGAAGCAGCCCTCAACCAGATGCGGGCCTTGCTGGCTCAGGCCCGAGCGCAGCTGCTAAAGGCTGAAACCGATTTTCAGCGCGCCGAGGCTTTGTATCGCTCGGGGGTGGTTTCGGAAGCCGATTATCAAACGATCCGGGCTCAGTACGAGTCGGCCCGCGCACAGTACGAATCGGCGCAGTTTCAGGTCAAAAGCGCTCAAGCCCGGCTGCGGGAGGCCCAGAGCAACTTGCGTAAGACCTACATCTACGCCCCCATCTCGGGTACGGTAAGCCAACTTTCCGTCGAGCTCGGCGAACGCGTGGTGGGCACAAGCCAAATGGCCGGCACCGAGATGATGCGCGTCGCCCTGTTGGACCAGATGGAGGTGCTCGTGGAGATCAACGAAAACGACATCGTGCACGTAAGCGAAGGCGATACGGCGCTCATCGAGGTCGACGCCTATCCGAACATGACCTTTGTAGGCCAGGTGACCAACATCGCCAACTCCGCCAAAACGACCTTGCAGGGCACTGTAGAACAAGTAACCACGTATCCCGTGCGCATCCGCATCAACGGGTCCTACCGCCGACCAAACGGGGCGGTGTCGACGGCTACCCTAAAAGTGGACGAGCTCCCCCCCACCCCCATGCCCCGGCTGCGGCCGGGCATGTCGGCCACGGTCGACATCCGCACCCGGACGGTGCGCGGGGCCTTGGCTGTGCCCATTCAGGCCGTGACCGTGCGTTCCCGCAAAACGGGCCGGGCCCCTTCGGATACGGCCCGGGCCGAGGAGCAGCTGGAACGCGTGGTCTTCGTGGTGGAATCCCAGCGGGTCCGCCAGCAGCCCGTGGAGACGGGCATCAACGACGACCGCTACATCGAGATCACCTCGGGCCTTCGCGGGGATGAACGCGTGGTAGTAGGGCCTTTCCGAGCCGTAAACCGCCTGCTTAAGGACGGCTCCCGCATCAGGATCAACCCGACGCAAAGCCCAAGCGGCCAGACGGCAGCGGCAACCCGGAGTGAACAGCCATGAGCGCGGAACGCCCCCTCATCGACCTGCGCCAGATCAGACGCGTTTATCCCATGGGCGCTGAGCCTGTACACGCGCTGCGCGGAATCACCTTGCAGATCTTCCCCAACGAATACGTGGCCATTATGGGTCCCTCGGGGTCAGGGAAGTCTACGCTCATGAACATCCTGGGCTGCCTAGATACTCCCACGTCGGGCGAATACTACCTGAACGGCAAACTGGTGAGCGAGCTTTCCGACAACGAACTAGCCGAGATCCGCAATCGAGAGATCGGCTTTGTGTTTCAGACCTTTAACCTCCTGCCGCGTCAGGACTGCCTGCGCAATGTCGAGCTTCCGCTCATCTACGCCGGGGTGCCGTATGCGGAACGCAGAGCGCGCGCGCTGCGGGCCCTTGAGGCCGTGGGCTTAGCCGATCGCGTACATCACAAGCCCAACGAGCTCTCCGGCGGACAACGCCAGCGCGTGGCCATCGCCCGGGCACTCGTAAACAACCCCTCGATCCTCCTAGCCGATGAGCCCACGGGCAACCTGGACTCCAAAACGGGCGCGGAGATCCTGGCCCTTTTTGACGCTCTGCATGAGCGAGGACATACGATCATCCTCGTTACCCACGAGGAGGACGTGGCCCGGCATGCACACCGAATCATTCGGCTGCGCGACGGGCTCATCGAGAGCGATGAGCGTCGAAGCTCTGTTCCGATCCCGATGCGAGCCGGCTAAAGGACTACCGCTATGCTGGCCCATTCCACCGCCAGGTTCTGAAGGCACACCTCAAAGCCCCAACCGCAAGCGAAGCGCCGAAAGAGGGCATAGAAGACATCTCGGCCCGGATAGGGAATCACAAGACGCTCAGGCAGAAGACGCCCAAGAGCGCGCCAAAACCCCCTCAGCGGCCAACGCGCGCTGTGGTGTTCCAGTAAGGCCCGCAGATGACGTCCCACGGTTCGCTTGGGAGGCCGTCCCACGCGAAGCAGCTCAAAATCCCATCGCCGCAAGAGCGCCGACAAGGTGCGGGGATCGAACCAGCGCCGTACGCTGGGCGGGGCGTAATGATGCCAGCGGCTTCCCCAAAGACGCGCCTGCCAACTGCTTCGGTTCCAGGTCTCGATCAGCCACAACCCCCCTCGGCGCGTGGCGGCGCGGGCCCGCTCCAGGGCGGCCTCCAGATCCCGCACGTGCCCAATAACCTGCACCCAGAGCACGGCATCATAGAGCCGATCCGGTTCAAAAGCTTCGATCGCTCCTTGGCGAACCTCCAGGCCCAGCCTCTCCCGGGCGAAGGCGCACATGCGCCCGTTGGGTTCTAGCCCCACTCCGCGCCAGCCCACCTCCTGAAGCCCCTGCAGCAGAAACCCGGCCGCTGAACCGATA
Proteins encoded:
- a CDS encoding tetratricopeptide repeat protein, with translation MRLFGIGPLLFVALLLLGGCAANRPLPPATPPQLEVLELGRPALTDQERALELFTRALARELMDDLEAAEEGYARALLLNPEEPGILHALAQVLGRRGRLREAIGYAEQAVRLDSMRSAQQNARWYRQTLAELYIQAGLLDRAIAEYERLAARFRRDKHLWSALAELYLQANQVERALAALDTLLTRSGPEPELFRWKLELLQLVDDTEGALKTLEAWWRSDPEHPQIRRQLLEHYWNLGRWEEARRVLQQADPQDVEAQLDWVELLDRLGRTDSVRLMLEALVRSPGLGASSRLRLGELLHRRALSQEGTLGEAERLLEVLLEQDPEQPELSFWLGDLRARLGRPAEALKLLEKAATRNPQDPQMWFRAVQVALEARDADAAIRLGQEAVELYPGQPALLLLLGSAYLEQQRPQEAISHLRKGLEVVEQGVSPELRAPLLGALADAYAQLGSTEEADSLYEAALGLDPENPVLLNNYAYHLAEGKRRLDRALSMALRAVDADPQNASFLDTLGWIYFQMGRYEEAVRWLERAVATGQASPVVLEHLGDAYTQVGRLDEARVLWRRALERNPENVRLRQKLGGR
- the aroA gene encoding 3-phosphoshikimate 1-carboxyvinyltransferase — translated: MSSYHTVRPIRGSLRASVRVPSDKSIAHRTALLAAWAEGPSELVGFPRSRDPQSTLSCLSALGVPVEFSEPDRVRIRGVGLRGFRLRGQLLDCGNSGTTMRLLCGMLVGQRGSVTLDGDASLRRRPMERVAEPLRCMGGRIETQDGCPPVRIQGAGRLCGATFRLPIPSAQVKSAILLAGLLAEGETVVFEASRTRDHTERLLGLEPVLTPEGWRIAVQGGRLRPQAGRYEIPGDPSAAAFWAAAAALVPGSEVELRDVGLNPTRTAFLELLRRMGAEVEAHVERWIGREPVGRIRVRACGLRAVQIGGSEVPALIDELPVIAVLAAMADGESRITGASELRLKESDRIRAMTEGLRRLGARVEELPDGWAFEGPIRMRGGRVSAYQDHRVAMALAVAGLLAEGETIIEGAEWVEVSYPGFWETLERLSASAVP
- a CDS encoding DUF4290 domain-containing protein, coding for MSVTSEVVRIRHLRRTVKIVDRQVGRNAQLYAQAIAQIPDKVRRYPHLRVLISIIEQAHPDWAQAPQKDRRIAELIRAMEPSLEVGELLEVVRAMEQERPDHRGGRPH
- a CDS encoding TolC family protein, which gives rise to MRLLVCLFACVLSAGGLWAQPRRLTLPEAVRVALERNLTIRKAETQLELYEVQRRQRVANFLPYVSANSSSGRNFGRQFDLTTGQLTDQRSDRLSASIDASLNLFNGGADWFGWRQAEQELESQRAGLERARQSVVFSVAQSFLQILLDQELLRIEQENLRAQRGQLERIEQLVRSGVRPQADLYAQQAQVAQQELAVIEAENRLALDRARLAQLLGLDSLEGLELVPPEADPQMLEAESFELEALYRAALASRSDYRQRQLALEAARAGLRAATAGYWPRLDLAFSYGSGYSSLARRFNPQTQRLEAIRFGDQFWRQNVYSSVGLRISIPIFDRLLTANNVARNRVQYEYARWELQELEQNIRLELQQALLNYQAAQKRWQVASAQLRAAEQALQAERERYQVGSGTLLELTTANTNYVRAASLQAQARYSLLFQRKMLDYYMGRSDLGVR
- a CDS encoding efflux RND transporter periplasmic adaptor subunit; its protein translation is MRRTRSSPTRKILLWTGLTSGLLTLLYVIGRSAGWIDASAEAIEVQVESVSRRDITQVVSAAGKVRPEIEVKITPDVSGEIIALYVKEGDRVRQGQLLARIKPDFYQAQAEQSEAALNQMRALLAQARAQLLKAETDFQRAEALYRSGVVSEADYQTIRAQYESARAQYESAQFQVKSAQARLREAQSNLRKTYIYAPISGTVSQLSVELGERVVGTSQMAGTEMMRVALLDQMEVLVEINENDIVHVSEGDTALIEVDAYPNMTFVGQVTNIANSAKTTLQGTVEQVTTYPVRIRINGSYRRPNGAVSTATLKVDELPPTPMPRLRPGMSATVDIRTRTVRGALAVPIQAVTVRSRKTGRAPSDTARAEEQLERVVFVVESQRVRQQPVETGINDDRYIEITSGLRGDERVVVGPFRAVNRLLKDGSRIRINPTQSPSGQTAAATRSEQP
- a CDS encoding ABC transporter ATP-binding protein — encoded protein: MSAERPLIDLRQIRRVYPMGAEPVHALRGITLQIFPNEYVAIMGPSGSGKSTLMNILGCLDTPTSGEYYLNGKLVSELSDNELAEIRNREIGFVFQTFNLLPRQDCLRNVELPLIYAGVPYAERRARALRALEAVGLADRVHHKPNELSGGQRQRVAIARALVNNPSILLADEPTGNLDSKTGAEILALFDALHERGHTIILVTHEEDVARHAHRIIRLRDGLIESDERRSSVPIPMRAG
- a CDS encoding class I SAM-dependent methyltransferase — protein: MAASCPVCGALAWRPWAVVRGFAILECAGCGFAQLAEEPESDYTERVYGDAYFSAGGAGYPGYEHLEPALRRTGRWYGRLLRQYGPAGWVLDIGSAAGFLLQGLQEVGWRGVGLEPNGRMCAFARERLGLEVRQGAIEAFEPDRLYDAVLWVQVIGHVRDLEAALERARAATRRGGLWLIETWNRSSWQARLWGSRWHHYAPPSVRRWFDPRTLSALLRRWDFELLRVGRPPKRTVGRHLRALLEHHSARWPLRGFWRALGRLLPERLVIPYPGRDVFYALFRRFACGWGFEVCLQNLAVEWASIAVVL